In Mucilaginibacter celer, one DNA window encodes the following:
- a CDS encoding aconitate hydratase, which yields MAFDLDMIKKVYDRYSTRVEAARKATGKPLTLTEKILYAHLSEGDAQKAFGRGVDYVDFAPDRVAMQDATAQMALLQFMQAGRPKVAVPSTVHCDHLIQAKIGAVEDLSTAVDVNREVYDFLASVSDKYGIGFWKAGAGIIHQVVLENYAFPGGMMIGTDSHTPNAGGLGMIAIGVGGADACDVMAGLPWELKFPKLIGVKLTGKLSGWTSAKDVILRVAGILTVKGGTGAIVEYFGEGARSMSATGKGTICNMGAEIGATTSIFGYDEKAAAYLKGTKRADIAELADAIAEHLTGDEEVYANPEQYFDQVIEINLSELEPHVNGPFTPDLAWPISKFATAVKENGWPTKLEVGLIGSCTNSSYEDITRSASIAKQAIDKKLKTQAEFTITPGSEQVRYTVDRDGYLATFAEMGGVVLANACGPCIGQWARHTDDPTRKNSIITSFNRNFAKRQDGNPNTHAFVASPEIVTAFAIAGDLTFNPLTDTLTNEAGEQVKFDEPVGIELPVKGFAVEDAGYQAPAEDGSKVEVIVSPTSSRLQLLEPFKAWEGTDITGLKLLIKAKGKCTTDHISMAGPWLKFRGHLDNISNNMLIGAINYFNLTADSVKNELTGEYGPVPATQRAYKAAGIGSIVVGDENYGEGSSREHAAMEPRHLGVRAILVKSFARIHETNLKKQGMLAITFADNNDYEKIQEDDTIDITGLTTFAPGQQLTVVLHHKDGSTESFPVNHTYNAQQIEWFKAGGALNIIRKQMAS from the coding sequence ATGGCTTTTGATTTAGATATGATCAAAAAGGTTTACGACCGCTACAGCACCCGCGTTGAGGCTGCACGTAAAGCGACCGGTAAACCCCTTACTTTAACCGAAAAGATTTTATACGCCCACCTTAGCGAAGGCGATGCTCAAAAAGCATTCGGTCGCGGGGTTGATTATGTTGATTTTGCACCAGACCGTGTAGCCATGCAGGATGCTACCGCGCAGATGGCCCTTTTGCAGTTTATGCAAGCTGGCAGGCCTAAGGTTGCTGTTCCGTCTACCGTACATTGCGATCACCTGATCCAGGCTAAAATTGGCGCGGTTGAAGATTTAAGTACTGCTGTTGACGTTAACCGCGAAGTTTACGATTTCCTGGCCTCAGTATCTGATAAATATGGTATCGGTTTCTGGAAAGCCGGTGCAGGTATCATTCACCAGGTAGTGTTAGAGAACTATGCTTTCCCTGGCGGTATGATGATCGGTACCGATTCACATACACCTAATGCGGGTGGTTTAGGCATGATCGCTATTGGTGTTGGTGGTGCTGACGCCTGCGACGTTATGGCCGGCCTGCCATGGGAGCTTAAATTCCCTAAACTGATCGGTGTTAAATTAACCGGTAAACTTTCTGGCTGGACTTCAGCTAAAGACGTAATCCTTCGTGTTGCTGGTATCCTTACTGTAAAGGGTGGTACCGGTGCCATTGTAGAATACTTTGGCGAGGGTGCCCGTTCAATGTCGGCAACCGGTAAAGGTACTATCTGTAACATGGGTGCCGAGATCGGTGCTACTACCTCTATCTTCGGTTACGACGAAAAAGCTGCAGCTTACTTAAAAGGTACAAAACGTGCCGATATCGCTGAATTAGCTGATGCTATCGCTGAACACTTAACAGGCGACGAGGAAGTTTACGCTAACCCAGAGCAATATTTCGACCAGGTTATCGAGATCAACCTGAGCGAGCTTGAACCACATGTAAACGGTCCGTTCACTCCTGATCTGGCCTGGCCTATCTCTAAATTTGCTACCGCTGTTAAAGAAAACGGCTGGCCTACCAAATTAGAGGTTGGTTTGATCGGTTCTTGCACCAACTCATCTTACGAAGACATCACCCGTTCGGCTTCTATCGCTAAACAGGCTATCGATAAAAAATTAAAAACCCAGGCCGAATTTACCATCACTCCGGGCTCGGAGCAGGTACGTTACACCGTTGATCGCGACGGCTATTTAGCTACCTTCGCCGAAATGGGCGGTGTGGTATTGGCTAACGCCTGCGGACCATGTATTGGCCAGTGGGCCCGTCATACCGACGATCCTACCCGCAAAAACTCTATCATCACTTCGTTTAACCGTAACTTCGCTAAACGCCAGGATGGTAACCCTAATACCCACGCTTTCGTAGCTTCACCGGAAATTGTTACCGCTTTCGCTATCGCGGGCGACTTAACTTTTAACCCACTTACCGATACCTTAACCAACGAAGCAGGCGAGCAGGTTAAATTTGACGAGCCTGTAGGTATCGAGTTACCGGTAAAAGGTTTCGCGGTTGAAGATGCAGGCTACCAGGCCCCTGCCGAGGATGGCAGCAAAGTAGAAGTGATCGTTTCTCCAACTTCATCACGTTTACAATTGCTTGAGCCGTTCAAAGCATGGGAAGGTACCGACATTACCGGCTTAAAACTATTGATCAAAGCAAAAGGTAAATGTACTACCGACCATATTTCGATGGCTGGCCCATGGTTGAAATTCCGTGGTCACCTGGATAACATTTCGAACAATATGCTGATCGGTGCTATCAACTACTTTAACCTTACTGCCGATAGCGTTAAAAACGAACTGACCGGCGAATACGGTCCGGTTCCGGCTACCCAGCGTGCTTACAAAGCAGCAGGTATTGGTTCGATAGTGGTAGGCGACGAAAATTATGGCGAAGGTTCATCACGTGAGCACGCTGCCATGGAGCCTCGTCACTTAGGTGTACGTGCCATACTGGTAAAATCATTTGCCCGTATACACGAAACCAACCTTAAAAAACAAGGTATGCTGGCTATCACGTTTGCTGATAACAACGATTACGAGAAGATTCAGGAAGATGACACCATCGATATCACCGGCTTAACTACATTTGCCCCAGGCCAGCAGTTAACCGTGGTATTACACCACAAAGATGGCTCAACCGAATCGTTCCCTGTAAATCACACTTACAATGCACAGCAAATTGAGTGGTTTAAAGCAGGCGGCGCGTTGAACATCATCCGCAAGCAAATGGCATCTTAA
- a CDS encoding retropepsin-like aspartic protease translates to MFITVEIAGKQHRFLFDTGAPVQITPDLAAELKSASIKRTPIVDATGRKDSLNVVNLAEIKLGNTTFNNIPSLITGSDVYTCWHIDGVLGSNILRKSIVRIDPVKQLIIITDNAKKLSLNKKDAARLVTDPIQSYPYILVGTADVFFFMIGFDSGESSLFVPAEKDMVTAEKYKTFTTISTGYGTGARSLFGLQKSDSTRRILFPAMKIGQHILTNFTGETNKSNMTRMGTRLLDYGGVTLDFIHQQFYFDTKADTIHIEKNSWPIKSSVSGNHFVVGTVWQALKGQVDPGDQILAVDELNTETIDLCQLVNRKTGILDGKQSVTLTIRDSKGNVKKIMMKKE, encoded by the coding sequence ATGTTTATTACTGTAGAAATTGCAGGTAAACAACATCGTTTTTTGTTCGATACCGGCGCACCCGTACAAATTACTCCCGATCTTGCCGCCGAATTAAAGTCGGCAAGCATAAAACGGACTCCCATAGTTGATGCTACCGGGCGAAAAGACTCATTAAATGTAGTTAACCTGGCCGAAATTAAACTGGGTAATACCACCTTTAATAATATTCCGAGCCTGATAACAGGATCAGATGTTTATACCTGCTGGCATATAGATGGCGTGTTAGGCAGCAATATTCTCCGGAAATCTATTGTGCGGATCGATCCTGTAAAACAGTTGATCATTATTACTGATAATGCTAAAAAACTATCTTTAAACAAAAAGGACGCGGCCCGCTTAGTTACCGATCCCATACAAAGCTATCCTTATATCCTTGTCGGGACGGCAGATGTCTTTTTTTTCATGATTGGTTTCGATAGCGGCGAAAGCAGCCTCTTCGTGCCTGCAGAAAAAGACATGGTGACAGCTGAAAAATACAAGACTTTTACTACCATCAGCACCGGCTACGGAACAGGTGCCCGCAGCCTTTTCGGTTTACAAAAAAGCGACAGCACAAGGCGCATACTTTTTCCGGCTATGAAAATAGGGCAACATATACTTACCAATTTCACCGGCGAGACCAATAAAAGCAACATGACACGGATGGGCACCAGGCTTCTGGACTATGGAGGCGTTACTTTAGATTTTATTCACCAACAGTTTTACTTCGATACAAAAGCAGACACCATACATATTGAGAAAAATAGCTGGCCAATTAAATCAAGCGTATCAGGCAATCATTTTGTAGTTGGAACAGTATGGCAGGCATTAAAAGGCCAGGTTGATCCCGGCGATCAGATCCTGGCTGTTGATGAACTGAATACCGAAACCATAGATCTTTGCCAATTGGTTAACAGAAAAACAGGAATTCTTGACGGGAAGCAAAGCGTAACGTTAACTATCCGGGATAGTAAGGGAAACGTAAAAAAGATTATGATGAAAAAGGAGTAA
- a CDS encoding MBOAT family O-acyltransferase — translation MLFNSLSFIAFFVIVTPLYFILPHRFRWILLLLASCYFYMAFVPVYILILGFTIVIDYFAGLKIESSQGHTRRFYLICSIIANVGILCVFKYYNFINGNISWLFNHYGGTNPLPYLSILLPIGLSFHTFQAMSYTIEVYRGNQKAERHFGIYALYVMFYPQLVAGPIERPQNIIHQFYVEQRFDYKRVTGGLKLMLWGFFLKVVIADNFALVANNVFDGYQHFGAVGTIIGVLSFTIQIFCDFAGYSSIAIGAAAVMGFELMTNFRRPYLATTLSDFWTRWHISLSTWFRDYLYIPLGGNRVKLPRWCLNILIVFTISGLWHGASWTFVIWGALHGSILIIERLLKPTGNRLARLTGLAGLPLLHNLLRGMVTFIIVSIAWVFFRATNLQQAFSMLKHLFAHSDLNDARGALAPWGRESLSKVLMLGFTGLLLFVHLYQEFAGSISALIARQVLVVRWGVYLLLIFSIILFGVFQSSRFIYFQF, via the coding sequence ATGCTCTTTAATTCCTTAAGCTTCATTGCTTTTTTTGTTATCGTAACCCCGCTGTATTTTATCCTGCCGCATCGGTTCAGGTGGATATTATTGCTGTTGGCCAGCTGCTATTTTTACATGGCATTTGTGCCCGTTTATATCCTGATACTGGGTTTTACTATTGTAATAGATTATTTTGCCGGCTTAAAAATAGAAAGTTCGCAGGGACACACGCGTCGCTTTTATCTCATCTGTAGCATTATAGCCAACGTTGGCATCCTTTGTGTTTTTAAATATTATAACTTCATCAACGGTAATATTTCCTGGCTTTTTAATCATTATGGCGGCACCAATCCGCTGCCTTACCTCAGTATTTTACTGCCCATCGGTTTATCGTTTCATACCTTTCAGGCTATGAGTTATACCATCGAGGTTTACCGCGGGAATCAGAAGGCCGAAAGGCATTTTGGTATTTATGCCCTGTATGTAATGTTTTACCCGCAATTGGTGGCGGGCCCTATCGAGCGGCCTCAAAATATAATTCATCAGTTTTATGTTGAGCAGCGTTTTGATTATAAACGCGTTACCGGCGGACTTAAGTTAATGCTATGGGGTTTTTTTTTAAAAGTGGTTATAGCAGATAATTTCGCATTGGTTGCCAATAATGTTTTTGACGGATATCAACATTTTGGCGCGGTAGGCACTATCATCGGTGTGTTATCATTCACTATTCAAATCTTTTGCGATTTTGCCGGTTACTCAAGCATTGCCATTGGTGCCGCGGCGGTAATGGGATTTGAACTCATGACCAATTTCAGGAGGCCGTATCTTGCCACCACTTTATCAGATTTCTGGACCAGGTGGCACATCTCGCTTTCAACCTGGTTTCGCGATTATTTATATATTCCATTGGGTGGTAACCGCGTAAAATTGCCGCGCTGGTGCTTGAACATCCTGATTGTATTTACAATAAGCGGCCTTTGGCATGGAGCCAGCTGGACATTTGTAATATGGGGCGCGCTTCATGGCAGCATCCTGATAATTGAACGTTTACTAAAACCAACGGGCAACCGACTTGCCCGGCTAACTGGTTTGGCAGGCTTACCGCTTTTACATAATTTGTTGAGAGGGATGGTAACCTTTATTATAGTGAGCATAGCCTGGGTGTTTTTTAGGGCGACCAATTTGCAGCAGGCCTTTTCAATGCTGAAGCACCTGTTTGCTCATTCAGATCTTAACGATGCGCGCGGGGCACTTGCACCATGGGGAAGGGAATCATTATCAAAGGTGCTGATGCTGGGTTTTACAGGTTTACTTTTATTTGTGCATCTATACCAGGAATTTGCCGGAAGCATAAGCGCGCTGATTGCAAGGCAGGTGCTGGTAGTAAGGTGGGGCGTTTATTTGTTGCTTATTTTTTCAATAATATTGTTCGGGGTATTCCAGAGTTCAAGGTTTATCTACTTCCAGTTTTGA
- the nagB gene encoding glucosamine-6-phosphate deaminase, with translation MARLNLLEETRYEKLPVSVYSDAKTASVAVANRIAKLIKAKQARGEKTVLGLATGATPVAVYGELVRRHKEEGLSFKNVITFNLDEYYPMKPTAAQSYVTFMYENLFSHIDIDKNNVHIPDGTLDADEVVAFCVEYERKIEELGGLDLQILGIGRTGHIGFNEPGSAPNSGTRMVTLDDLTRRDAARDFGGKADVPTKAITMGIGTIFKAREIILMAWSKKKAQIIKKAVEGEISGEVPATYLQLSDNVEFVLDVEAASDLTRFDTPWLVKDCVWDNQLKKKAVIWLANEINKPVLKLTEEDYNTHGMAQLAVEQGPVYNINIDIFNQIQHTITGWPGGKPDADDSQRPERALPAKKRSIIFSPHPDDDVISMGGTFIRLVDQGHDVHVAYQTSGNTAVWDDDVLRYMEFAIDFTKSIGEDSTHLQKSYEEMRAFFPTKQPNEIDTQEIRNVKGFIRKTEAISGARYAGLQDDHIHFMALPFYETGKTKKNSVGEEDVLLTINLLQKIKPQQIFAAGDFADPNGTHLVCFKIILAALERLKGKEEWVEDCWLWMYRGAWHEFETHEIEMAVPLSPQEVLRKRNAIFKHQSQKDTPVFPGDDAREFWVRAEDRTRDTAQRYDRLGLAEYEAMEAFVRYKF, from the coding sequence ATGGCACGATTAAATTTATTGGAAGAGACACGGTATGAAAAGTTACCGGTAAGCGTTTACAGCGATGCTAAAACGGCTTCGGTAGCTGTAGCCAACCGGATAGCTAAACTGATTAAAGCAAAACAAGCCCGGGGCGAAAAAACGGTATTGGGCCTGGCCACAGGTGCAACCCCGGTTGCGGTGTATGGCGAGCTGGTGCGCCGGCACAAAGAAGAAGGCCTGAGCTTTAAAAACGTGATCACTTTTAATTTGGATGAGTACTACCCGATGAAACCCACAGCAGCCCAAAGCTATGTGACGTTTATGTACGAAAACCTGTTTAGCCATATTGATATTGATAAAAATAACGTGCACATCCCTGATGGCACATTAGATGCCGATGAGGTAGTAGCTTTCTGTGTGGAATATGAAAGAAAGATTGAAGAGTTGGGCGGCCTTGATTTGCAAATATTGGGTATTGGCCGTACCGGTCACATCGGTTTTAACGAGCCGGGTTCGGCACCAAACTCGGGTACCAGGATGGTAACGCTTGATGACCTTACCCGTCGTGACGCCGCAAGGGATTTTGGTGGTAAAGCGGATGTGCCAACCAAAGCCATTACCATGGGTATCGGCACCATTTTTAAAGCCCGTGAAATTATCCTGATGGCCTGGAGCAAAAAGAAAGCGCAGATCATTAAGAAAGCTGTTGAAGGAGAAATCTCGGGTGAAGTACCGGCTACTTACCTGCAACTATCAGATAATGTAGAGTTTGTATTGGATGTTGAGGCCGCATCAGACCTCACCCGTTTTGATACCCCATGGCTGGTGAAAGATTGTGTTTGGGATAACCAGTTAAAAAAGAAAGCAGTGATCTGGCTTGCAAACGAAATTAACAAACCTGTGCTGAAATTAACCGAAGAGGATTATAACACTCACGGCATGGCCCAACTGGCTGTTGAGCAGGGCCCGGTTTACAATATCAACATTGATATTTTTAACCAGATACAGCATACCATAACCGGCTGGCCGGGCGGCAAACCTGATGCCGACGATTCGCAAAGGCCGGAAAGGGCATTGCCTGCCAAAAAACGTTCAATCATTTTCTCTCCGCACCCGGATGATGATGTGATTTCGATGGGTGGTACCTTTATCCGTTTGGTTGATCAGGGCCATGATGTACATGTTGCTTATCAAACCTCGGGTAATACCGCGGTATGGGATGATGATGTGTTAAGATATATGGAGTTTGCTATCGATTTTACTAAATCCATCGGTGAAGACAGTACACATCTTCAAAAGTCGTACGAAGAAATGCGTGCTTTTTTCCCTACCAAGCAACCTAACGAGATAGATACGCAGGAGATTCGTAATGTAAAGGGCTTCATCCGTAAAACCGAGGCTATTTCGGGTGCAAGGTACGCCGGTTTACAGGACGATCATATCCACTTTATGGCTTTACCTTTTTACGAAACAGGTAAAACCAAAAAGAACTCGGTAGGAGAGGAAGACGTTCTGTTAACCATCAATCTGCTGCAAAAAATAAAGCCACAACAGATCTTCGCGGCCGGTGATTTTGCTGATCCGAACGGTACCCACCTGGTATGCTTTAAAATTATCCTTGCTGCTTTGGAGAGATTAAAAGGCAAAGAGGAGTGGGTTGAAGATTGCTGGCTTTGGATGTACCGCGGCGCATGGCACGAGTTTGAAACCCACGAGATTGAGATGGCTGTACCATTGTCTCCACAAGAGGTGCTCCGCAAGCGTAACGCCATCTTCAAACATCAATCGCAAAAAGACACCCCGGTATTCCCGGGTGATGATGCGCGCGAGTTCTGGGTACGTGCCGAAGACCGCACCCGCGATACCGCCCAGCGTTATGACCGCCTTGGCTTAGCCGAATATGAGGCAATGGAGGCATTTGTGAGGTATAAATTTTAA